A single window of Desulfovibrio sp. G11 DNA harbors:
- a CDS encoding serine/threonine protein phosphatase: protein MRAGSFLAAGTALVCLLLAPAMPGEAHAATAGQEKKAARQAATVYDRQPPVTDKELLGFLDILPHFRAWAKAGNEEAHPVLRNGKADFMYSPKAAAWVQEQGWNPVRFFCVMGRMAAALAIVEEGNDMTGVRSSDMPEVTEGELALVRRHLGTMLKVSGDVPPIIR, encoded by the coding sequence TTGCGCGCGGGAAGCTTCCTGGCGGCGGGGACTGCTCTTGTGTGCCTGCTGCTTGCCCCGGCCATGCCCGGCGAGGCGCATGCGGCAACTGCCGGGCAGGAGAAAAAGGCGGCGCGGCAGGCGGCCACGGTCTACGACAGACAACCGCCGGTGACAGATAAGGAACTGCTGGGTTTTCTTGATATTTTGCCGCACTTTCGTGCCTGGGCCAAGGCTGGCAATGAAGAGGCCCATCCCGTTCTTCGCAACGGCAAGGCAGATTTCATGTATTCGCCCAAGGCCGCTGCCTGGGTGCAGGAGCAAGGCTGGAACCCTGTGCGCTTTTTCTGCGTTATGGGACGGATGGCCGCCGCTCTTGCCATTGTTGAAGAGGGAAATGACATGACCGGGGTACGCTCCAGTGACATGCCTGAAGTTACAGAAGGCGAACTGGCGCTGGTCAGGCGGCATCTCGGCACCATGCTCAAGGTCAGCGGTGATGTGCCGCCGATAATTCGCTGA
- a CDS encoding SHOCT domain-containing protein yields the protein MHTCYFQSFFGWGGGWLGMFLTVIVLVLAVCLISRLLTRKRCNFDRRDSLNILKHRLASGEITQEEYEKLKNVI from the coding sequence ATGCATACTTGTTATTTTCAGAGTTTTTTCGGCTGGGGCGGCGGCTGGTTGGGAATGTTTCTTACAGTCATAGTGCTCGTGCTGGCGGTCTGCCTTATAAGCCGCCTGCTGACCAGAAAACGGTGCAACTTTGACCGGCGCGATTCGCTGAACATACTGAAACACCGCCTGGCATCCGGCGAAATAACGCAGGAAGAATACGAGAAGCTTAAAAACGTGATCTGA
- the glpX gene encoding class II fructose-bisphosphatase → MVEAPEKNLALDIVRITEAAALASARWLGRGDKEAGDGAAVDAMRISFATLHIDGLVIIGEGEKDNAPMLYNGEKVGMGVGPSLDVAVDPVEGTSLLAYGRPNAISVVGVAPKGSMFNPGPSYYMQKLVVAREARNVIDLDAPVKVNLANVAKAMGKSVQDLVVFVLDKPRHEKLIAEIREAGARIQLQTDGDVAGALMAVDPRSEVDIMMGTGGTPEGVLAACAIKGMGGQMLARLDPQSYVEKEAINETGIDAREVLTVNDLVRSDDCFFAATGISGGDFLRGVGYSAKYAVTHSLVLRGKTGTLRYVESYHNMDRLSKFSAVRY, encoded by the coding sequence ATGGTGGAAGCACCGGAGAAAAATCTGGCCCTGGACATTGTGCGTATTACCGAGGCGGCGGCCCTGGCATCGGCCCGCTGGCTCGGGCGCGGAGACAAGGAGGCCGGAGACGGCGCTGCCGTGGACGCCATGCGCATCAGTTTTGCCACTCTGCACATTGACGGTCTTGTCATTATCGGCGAGGGCGAAAAAGATAATGCCCCCATGCTGTACAACGGCGAAAAGGTCGGCATGGGCGTGGGACCCAGCCTTGATGTGGCCGTTGACCCGGTGGAAGGCACGAGCCTGCTGGCTTACGGGCGTCCCAACGCCATTTCCGTCGTGGGCGTGGCCCCCAAGGGCAGCATGTTCAATCCTGGCCCCAGCTACTACATGCAAAAGCTCGTTGTGGCGCGCGAGGCGCGCAACGTCATTGATCTTGACGCTCCCGTCAAGGTCAACCTGGCCAACGTGGCAAAAGCTATGGGCAAGAGCGTACAGGATCTTGTGGTTTTTGTGCTGGACAAGCCCCGGCATGAAAAGCTCATTGCCGAAATCCGCGAAGCCGGAGCGCGCATACAGCTGCAGACGGACGGCGACGTGGCCGGAGCGCTCATGGCTGTGGACCCCCGGTCCGAAGTGGACATCATGATGGGTACGGGCGGCACTCCTGAAGGTGTGCTGGCGGCCTGCGCCATCAAGGGCATGGGCGGGCAGATGCTGGCCCGGCTCGACCCCCAGTCCTATGTGGAAAAAGAGGCCATCAACGAGACGGGCATTGACGCACGCGAAGTGCTCACCGTTAACGATCTGGTGCGCAGCGACGACTGTTTTTTTGCCGCCACGGGCATTTCCGGCGGCGATTTTCTGCGCGGCGTCGGCTACAGCGCCAAATACGCCGTAACACATTCCCTGGTTTTGCGCGGCAAGACAGGAACGTTGCGGTATGTCGAGTCTTACCATAATATGGACAGACTCTCGAAATTCAGCGCGGTACGGTATTGA
- a CDS encoding NAD+ synthase has protein sequence MKIALLQCNSVTGDVAGNMQRILEASRQAAAAGAELCVTPELALCGVAPGHYLCAEDFAAGCRTALDLLALELRDGPALLVGAPVPSVYASGLLSNAAVLVDKGSWQVASRKVYQGGAQGMGPDTDDSRYFDRGISCGILTIGGWRMGVVLCEDARSEEEAFWKIRYASGHNPLMELVQRGVDALVHMTAAPYSEGAQAAGEHMLSHVAARHHVHLFSVNLVGGNDSRVYSGQSLAFDPTGQLLARGKAFAEDVLVVETAGSAPGGASGGKAPEPLSSCVEENLWHALTLGTRDFVRKCGAEKVIVGLSGGMDSSLVCCVAVEALGAENVTGVLMPSPYSSEGSVSDAHSLAQNLGIRTVTLPIESVMKVFEQALAPGLELFTSRPGDTTFENLQARIRGVVLSSLANRAGALVLNTGNKSEAAMGYSTLYGDTVGALAVIGDLTKTQTYAVARWYNEYRQAEVIPQQVFDKAPSAELRPGQKDEDSLPPYGQLDPVLEELLLPGASSAAANISPLRLEVRNRLFAAEFKRRQEPLALFVSRVPFGAGWQAPVAGRYRLP, from the coding sequence ATGAAGATAGCCCTTTTACAGTGCAACAGCGTTACCGGTGATGTCGCCGGAAACATGCAGCGCATTCTTGAAGCAAGCCGTCAGGCTGCGGCTGCCGGGGCCGAACTGTGCGTTACGCCGGAACTGGCCCTGTGCGGTGTGGCCCCCGGCCATTATCTCTGCGCTGAAGACTTCGCGGCAGGATGCCGCACGGCCCTGGACCTTCTCGCCCTGGAACTCAGGGATGGTCCGGCCCTGCTGGTGGGCGCGCCCGTACCTAGTGTTTACGCTTCGGGGCTGCTTTCCAATGCTGCCGTTCTTGTTGACAAGGGAAGCTGGCAGGTGGCCTCACGCAAGGTCTATCAGGGCGGCGCGCAGGGGATGGGGCCAGACACGGACGACAGCCGTTATTTTGACAGGGGCATCTCCTGCGGTATACTCACCATCGGTGGCTGGCGCATGGGGGTGGTGCTGTGCGAAGACGCACGCAGCGAAGAAGAGGCTTTCTGGAAAATACGTTACGCCAGCGGGCATAATCCGCTTATGGAACTGGTGCAGCGGGGCGTTGACGCTCTCGTTCACATGACTGCCGCGCCGTACAGCGAGGGGGCGCAGGCCGCGGGCGAGCACATGCTTTCACATGTGGCGGCCCGGCATCATGTGCATCTTTTTTCCGTCAATCTTGTGGGAGGCAACGACAGCCGCGTGTACAGCGGCCAGAGCCTCGCCTTTGACCCCACGGGTCAGTTGCTGGCGCGCGGCAAGGCTTTTGCCGAAGACGTCCTGGTGGTGGAAACCGCCGGAAGCGCCCCGGGCGGTGCATCGGGCGGCAAGGCTCCCGAGCCGTTGTCCAGCTGCGTTGAAGAAAATCTCTGGCACGCCCTTACCCTCGGCACGCGCGACTTTGTGCGCAAATGTGGCGCAGAAAAGGTAATCGTGGGCCTTTCGGGCGGTATGGATTCTTCGCTGGTGTGCTGCGTGGCCGTGGAGGCGCTGGGGGCAGAAAACGTCACCGGCGTACTCATGCCGTCGCCTTACAGCAGTGAAGGTTCTGTCAGCGATGCCCATAGCCTGGCGCAAAATCTGGGCATACGTACCGTCACCCTGCCCATAGAATCTGTCATGAAGGTTTTTGAACAGGCCCTTGCTCCCGGGCTGGAGCTTTTCACATCCCGCCCGGGCGACACCACGTTTGAAAATCTTCAGGCACGCATTCGCGGTGTGGTTCTGTCATCTCTGGCAAACAGGGCGGGCGCTCTTGTACTCAACACGGGGAATAAAAGTGAAGCCGCCATGGGTTACAGCACCCTGTACGGCGACACTGTGGGCGCGCTTGCCGTCATTGGCGACCTGACAAAAACGCAGACCTATGCCGTGGCCCGGTGGTACAATGAGTACCGTCAGGCAGAGGTGATTCCGCAACAGGTTTTTGACAAGGCTCCTTCGGCAGAACTGCGGCCCGGCCAGAAGGATGAAGACAGCCTGCCGCCTTACGGGCAGCTTGATCCTGTACTCGAAGAGCTGCTGTTGCCCGGTGCTTCTTCTGCTGCGGCCAATATTTCACCCTTGCGGCTTGAGGTGCGGAACAGGCTTTTTGCGGCGGAATTCAAGCGCAGGCAGGAACCGTTGGCGCTTTTTGTAAGCCGCGTGCCTTTTGGTGCGGGCTGGCAGGCCCCGGTGGCGGGGCGCTATCGCCTGCCCTGA
- a CDS encoding tetratricopeptide repeat protein translates to MSNQLDYEINKELGECYLFMGDFDKAEEYYRKAANSSTQSDAPYLGLATVAVQRAELDKALVLYQKAASVEETDKALCGIGLIHMEQGQHQEAFDNFARALNKNAENIVALNCLVREAYQLGCVESVLPYLEDTLNTGVEAEAVRVTLAGCLIYLGRGEEARIHLEAVLGANPANNSAKELFDTMAA, encoded by the coding sequence ATGAGCAATCAGCTGGATTACGAAATCAATAAAGAATTGGGCGAGTGCTACCTGTTCATGGGTGACTTTGACAAGGCCGAGGAATACTACCGCAAGGCTGCCAACAGCAGCACGCAGAGCGATGCCCCCTATCTGGGCCTGGCTACTGTGGCCGTGCAGCGGGCTGAACTGGACAAGGCCCTGGTGCTTTACCAGAAAGCCGCCTCGGTAGAAGAAACCGACAAAGCCCTGTGCGGCATCGGCCTGATCCATATGGAACAGGGTCAGCATCAGGAAGCTTTTGACAATTTTGCCCGCGCCCTCAACAAGAACGCTGAAAATATCGTGGCGCTGAACTGCCTTGTGCGCGAAGCCTATCAGCTGGGTTGCGTCGAGAGCGTGCTGCCCTACCTGGAAGACACCCTGAATACCGGTGTGGAAGCCGAGGCCGTGCGCGTAACCCTGGCCGGTTGCCTTATCTATCTCGGCCGTGGAGAAGAGGCCCGCATCCACCTTGAAGCTGTGCTCGGCGCCAACCCGGCGAACAACAGCGCTAAAGAACTTTTCGACACCATGGCTGCCTAG
- a CDS encoding ATP-binding protein, which yields MKSRVSRLFSARGLRALHLGLSPWMVVGMAIILGLAITALAVRSNQRGKTYMIQNLIDRAEALIWALEAGARTGLCTPLGTLGTTDGLQSLLTETAKQPGIVFMAVASDEGKMLAYSVPVRNRDRSRPERENASPREMTGVQPGERALALIMPTGVQVTEKPAWRIRQWNGKKVFEVYRAFVPLADVRPMPMPMRGHGQHMGRGRSMGGAGMPHGPMTLKDMSPPGSMRPMPEGRHGGMSSSGPGVMPGGAEGQWQQEQVRQPMGVVVIGLDLKPFEAALAADLRHNLTSAALLAALGLAGFVSLFWAHNYRRSRRMLRDSRAMASEVVANLPLGLLTSDPYGRVAMVNDTALSMFELDRSTAVYAPLTGLPGLDWSALVAELASGRKVLERECALTTGRAGAVISLSAASMHNQDGVFLGNVFILRDITEVKRLQADAQRNDRLSALGHLAAGVAHEVRNPLSTIKGVALYIAKRMLPGGREEEAAQRMIDEVDRLDRVVSELLEFARPGAINTAEADLAEVIGRALRLAEADMRSRHIHVVLDVPPGLPPVRVNTERLTQALLNLFLNAAQAMGEGGELRVGARLCSGGQTFCITVADNGPGIARDIQAAIFTPYFTTKPSGTGLGLAIVHQIVEGHGGNVSVTSAPGRGTEFTLELPVRGRDAAPAGG from the coding sequence ATGAAAAGCAGAGTCTCAAGACTGTTTTCCGCCAGGGGCCTGCGCGCCCTGCATCTAGGCCTTTCACCCTGGATGGTGGTCGGCATGGCCATCATTCTCGGCCTTGCCATCACCGCGCTTGCGGTGCGCAGCAATCAGCGCGGCAAGACATATATGATACAGAATCTCATAGACAGGGCCGAAGCCCTCATCTGGGCCTTGGAAGCCGGCGCGCGCACAGGGCTGTGCACGCCTCTGGGCACGTTGGGTACAACTGACGGCCTTCAATCCTTGCTGACGGAAACCGCCAAGCAGCCCGGCATTGTTTTTATGGCTGTAGCCAGTGATGAAGGTAAAATGCTTGCCTACAGCGTGCCTGTGCGCAACAGGGACAGAAGCCGGCCAGAGCGCGAAAACGCATCTCCGCGAGAAATGACGGGCGTGCAGCCCGGTGAGCGGGCACTGGCCCTCATCATGCCCACCGGGGTGCAGGTAACAGAAAAGCCCGCCTGGCGCATACGGCAGTGGAACGGAAAAAAAGTTTTTGAGGTTTACCGGGCTTTTGTGCCACTGGCTGATGTTCGGCCCATGCCCATGCCCATGCGCGGGCATGGGCAACATATGGGCCGCGGGCGCAGTATGGGCGGCGCAGGCATGCCGCATGGCCCCATGACCCTGAAAGATATGAGCCCGCCCGGTTCCATGCGGCCCATGCCGGAAGGCAGACACGGGGGCATGTCTTCCTCCGGACCAGGCGTCATGCCTGGCGGCGCCGAAGGGCAATGGCAGCAGGAGCAGGTTCGGCAGCCCATGGGCGTGGTGGTGATCGGGCTTGACCTCAAGCCTTTTGAAGCCGCGCTGGCAGCAGATTTACGCCACAATCTCACCTCGGCGGCCCTTCTTGCGGCCCTGGGGCTTGCCGGTTTTGTTTCCCTGTTTTGGGCGCACAACTACCGCCGTTCACGACGTATGTTGCGCGATTCCCGGGCCATGGCTTCGGAGGTCGTTGCCAATCTGCCTCTGGGGCTTCTCACCAGCGACCCTTACGGCAGGGTCGCCATGGTCAACGACACGGCCCTGAGCATGTTTGAACTGGACAGAAGTACAGCTGTGTACGCGCCCCTGACCGGCCTGCCAGGTCTGGACTGGAGCGCCCTTGTGGCGGAGCTGGCCAGCGGGCGAAAGGTGCTTGAGCGTGAGTGCGCGCTCACCACAGGCCGGGCGGGAGCCGTCATCAGCCTAAGTGCGGCATCCATGCACAATCAGGATGGCGTGTTTCTCGGCAACGTGTTCATCCTCAGGGACATAACCGAGGTCAAACGCCTGCAGGCCGACGCACAGCGCAACGACCGCCTGTCCGCCTTGGGGCATCTGGCGGCGGGTGTGGCGCACGAGGTGCGCAATCCCCTGAGCACCATCAAGGGGGTGGCCCTGTATATAGCCAAACGCATGTTGCCCGGCGGCCGGGAAGAAGAGGCCGCGCAACGCATGATTGACGAAGTGGACAGGCTCGACCGCGTGGTGTCTGAATTGCTGGAATTTGCCCGGCCCGGAGCCATCAATACGGCTGAAGCCGACCTTGCAGAAGTGATCGGCCGTGCGTTGAGGCTGGCAGAGGCTGATATGCGCTCACGGCATATTCATGTGGTTCTTGATGTGCCGCCGGGCCTGCCGCCAGTGCGCGTCAACACCGAGCGGCTTACCCAGGCCCTGCTGAATCTTTTTCTCAACGCTGCGCAGGCTATGGGGGAGGGCGGCGAACTGCGCGTGGGCGCGCGACTCTGTTCCGGCGGGCAGACCTTCTGCATCACGGTGGCCGATAACGGACCAGGCATTGCCAGAGACATTCAGGCGGCCATTTTTACGCCCTATTTTACGACCAAGCCTTCAGGCACGGGCCTTGGCCTTGCCATTGTACACCAGATTGTGGAAGGCCACGGCGGCAATGTCAGCGTGACCTCTGCGCCTGGCCGGGGTACGGAATTTACCCTTGAACTGCCGGTGCGGGGCAGGGATGCTGCTCCGGCGGGCGGATAA
- the cmk gene encoding (d)CMP kinase — MSARLPVVTLDGPAGVGKTTLARRMAESLGLAYLDTGAMFRCMALKLGPGAEKLPEEELRARCAHWTFSLGGMGQQSTLFCNGVAVRGEVRTEEVGMLAARIATVPVVRDILRQTQRAIGESSALVAEGRDMGTVVFPDARFKFFLDAAPEVRAMRRLRDLEERGEAAELTSLTEQIRQRDALDRNRAVAPLRPAPDALIVDTSHLDISGVLGVMLHHISVHGGPQSLRG; from the coding sequence ATGAGTGCGCGCCTGCCTGTGGTGACGCTGGACGGCCCTGCCGGAGTAGGCAAAACCACCCTGGCCCGCCGCATGGCTGAAAGCCTGGGGCTTGCCTATCTGGATACCGGGGCCATGTTTCGCTGCATGGCTCTCAAGCTGGGACCGGGAGCAGAAAAGCTGCCGGAAGAAGAATTGCGCGCCCGCTGCGCCCACTGGACCTTCAGCCTGGGAGGCATGGGGCAGCAGTCTACCCTGTTCTGCAACGGCGTGGCTGTGCGCGGCGAAGTGCGCACTGAAGAAGTGGGGATGCTGGCCGCACGCATAGCCACAGTGCCTGTGGTGCGCGATATCTTACGCCAGACGCAGCGCGCCATTGGCGAAAGTTCTGCCCTTGTAGCAGAAGGCCGGGATATGGGGACCGTGGTTTTTCCCGATGCGCGCTTCAAGTTTTTTCTTGATGCCGCCCCGGAAGTGCGGGCCATGCGCCGCCTGCGCGATCTTGAAGAAAGAGGCGAAGCTGCCGAACTGACAAGCCTTACGGAACAGATACGCCAGCGCGATGCTCTGGACCGCAATCGCGCCGTGGCTCCGTTGCGCCCCGCTCCCGATGCCCTCATTGTAGACACCTCCCATCTGGATATTTCGGGAGTGCTCGGCGTTATGCTGCATCATATCAGTGTGCATGGCGGACCGCAGAGCCTGCGCGGCTAG
- a CDS encoding V4R domain-containing protein — MATRRYAFSWDFVGNVREGRPNLGNSARIEVYRLFQYTMRDVVELRYGTEASEEIMRECGELAGRKFCERFIGPCENFDDFVATVQQVLLDFGIGILRVETANYEASHFTLTVAEDLDCSGLPDMEHTVCHYDEGFLAGVLFSHAGVEFNVREIDCWCTGDRTCRFEARPRQKPQHTEKTPD; from the coding sequence ATGGCGACCCGGCGTTACGCTTTCAGTTGGGATTTTGTCGGCAATGTCCGTGAGGGCCGGCCCAATCTCGGTAACAGCGCCCGTATTGAAGTATACCGGCTGTTCCAGTATACCATGCGCGATGTTGTCGAGCTTCGGTATGGCACCGAGGCGTCAGAAGAAATCATGCGTGAATGCGGCGAACTGGCAGGCCGCAAATTCTGTGAGAGATTCATTGGCCCCTGCGAAAATTTTGATGATTTTGTGGCTACGGTACAACAGGTACTGCTGGACTTCGGCATCGGCATCCTGCGTGTAGAAACGGCAAATTATGAAGCCTCCCACTTTACGCTGACTGTGGCAGAAGACTTGGATTGCTCCGGCTTACCTGATATGGAGCATACGGTCTGCCACTACGACGAGGGATTTCTTGCGGGAGTGCTGTTTTCGCATGCCGGAGTGGAATTTAACGTGCGCGAGATTGATTGCTGGTGCACCGGCGACCGCACCTGCCGGTTTGAAGCCCGGCCCAGGCAAAAACCGCAGCACACTGAAAAGACACCAGACTGA
- a CDS encoding universal stress protein: MKEIKKILCAVDLSEHSKDVAEYAVLLAKGFNASVVVVYTAPSLSQYVGFHVPPNTIENFVGEIVSGAEKSMESFVAENFAGVESTGKVLIGYAAEEILAHANEEKVDVIVMGTHGRKGIDRILFGSVAEKVVKNADMPVLTVRPS; the protein is encoded by the coding sequence ATGAAGGAAATCAAAAAGATTCTTTGCGCGGTAGACCTCTCCGAACACAGCAAGGATGTGGCCGAATATGCAGTTCTGCTTGCGAAGGGCTTTAACGCAAGCGTTGTGGTTGTTTACACTGCGCCTTCGCTGAGTCAGTATGTGGGCTTTCATGTGCCCCCCAACACCATCGAAAACTTTGTGGGCGAAATAGTATCCGGCGCCGAAAAATCCATGGAATCTTTCGTAGCCGAAAATTTCGCAGGGGTCGAATCCACGGGCAAGGTTCTTATCGGCTACGCGGCTGAAGAAATTCTGGCGCACGCCAATGAGGAAAAAGTAGACGTCATCGTTATGGGAACCCACGGCCGCAAGGGCATTGACCGCATTCTTTTCGGCTCGGTAGCCGAAAAGGTGGTAAAAAACGCCGACATGCCCGTGCTGACAGTGCGCCCCAGCTAG
- a CDS encoding GGDEF domain-containing protein: MDDPANTGAALSEDVALATEVIGHVHSILTGVSVSEGPLPDRLRQLEGMENLHNLIWGIRSLAHNLGKGDLHYMSKQRGFVIGSLKALQSDLRHLTWQAQCIAKGEYQHRINFLGDFSTAFNKMVEELDKNVSELTRLSHKYKQLSFIDPLTGLLNRRAFMVKAEKTLELLREEGLPASVLLADIDHFKAVNDTYGHACGDEVLVRFSRCISSFLREQDLCCRYGGEEFVILLAGEELAEACELGEKIRSAVEQTVMDEAAMLHCIQARSREGQASIPHPVPLRITVSLGVSRLCRDNVSCSLLQQLEAGIAEADRCLYRAKYNGRNSVVCQDAPSFLQE; the protein is encoded by the coding sequence ATGGATGATCCTGCGAATACCGGGGCCGCGCTCTCAGAGGACGTGGCCCTTGCGACTGAAGTTATAGGCCATGTGCATTCCATCCTGACCGGTGTTTCCGTCAGTGAAGGCCCCCTGCCTGACAGGCTGCGGCAACTGGAAGGGATGGAGAACCTGCACAACCTGATATGGGGTATACGCTCCCTCGCCCACAATCTGGGCAAGGGCGACCTGCATTACATGTCCAAGCAGCGGGGCTTTGTTATTGGTTCTCTCAAGGCCCTTCAGTCCGATCTGCGCCATCTTACGTGGCAGGCCCAGTGCATCGCCAAAGGCGAATACCAGCACAGGATCAACTTTTTGGGCGACTTTTCTACCGCATTCAACAAGATGGTGGAAGAACTGGACAAAAACGTTTCAGAACTGACCCGTCTTTCTCATAAATACAAGCAGCTCTCTTTTATAGACCCTCTTACCGGGCTGCTTAACCGTCGTGCATTCATGGTCAAGGCCGAAAAAACGCTGGAACTCCTTCGTGAGGAAGGGTTGCCCGCCAGTGTTCTTCTTGCAGATATTGACCACTTCAAAGCCGTCAATGATACCTACGGGCATGCCTGCGGCGATGAGGTGCTCGTGCGCTTCAGCCGTTGCATCAGCTCTTTTTTGCGTGAACAGGATTTGTGCTGCCGCTACGGCGGTGAAGAGTTTGTCATACTTCTTGCGGGTGAAGAACTGGCAGAAGCATGCGAGCTGGGCGAAAAAATACGTTCGGCTGTGGAGCAGACCGTTATGGATGAAGCCGCCATGCTTCACTGCATCCAGGCCCGCTCCAGAGAGGGGCAGGCGTCCATCCCGCATCCCGTGCCCCTGCGGATAACTGTGAGCCTTGGCGTCAGCAGGCTGTGCCGGGACAATGTATCCTGCTCTCTCTTGCAACAGCTTGAAGCCGGCATCGCCGAGGCCGACAGATGCCTGTACCGGGCCAAGTACAATGGACGCAACTCTGTGGTGTGCCAGGATGCGCCCTCTTTTCTTCAGGAATAG
- the hisC gene encoding histidinol-phosphate transaminase gives MFQISVRQEILALKAYVPGLSIAEIQQKYGLAQVIKMASNENPLGMPPLAIQAVQRHADMGFRYPQGGNPRLVEALARRHCLEPARVVVGNGSDEIIDLLIRIMAEPGIHNLVCFDPCFSIYPIQGRIGGVEVRRQPLNDDFSFDFDALLSHVDDNTRLVFVTTPDNPSGYCPPREAVAQLARRLAETAPRCLLVVDEAYMDFAENEQESSLLASGILPENTAFLRTFSKSFGLAGLRVGYGILPPGLADFWWRARLPFSVNILAEEAALAALADTAFLDATMHTVRRGRNVLTVGLTALGCMVWPSAANFVLFRLPENTLGAQDCFEALLRRGIIIRPLKSYNLPEHLRVSVGNKDENRAFLAAMDAILLEKHRAANGLENKELK, from the coding sequence ATGTTTCAGATCAGCGTGCGGCAGGAAATTCTTGCCCTCAAGGCCTATGTTCCCGGCCTGTCCATTGCTGAAATCCAGCAAAAATACGGCCTTGCCCAGGTCATCAAAATGGCCAGCAACGAAAACCCGCTGGGCATGCCGCCCCTGGCCATACAGGCCGTGCAACGCCATGCCGACATGGGCTTTCGCTACCCCCAGGGCGGCAATCCCCGTCTGGTGGAGGCGCTGGCCCGCAGGCACTGCCTTGAGCCTGCCCGCGTAGTCGTTGGCAACGGTTCGGATGAGATCATAGACCTGCTTATCCGCATCATGGCCGAACCGGGTATACACAACCTCGTATGCTTTGACCCCTGTTTCAGCATTTATCCCATTCAGGGACGCATCGGCGGCGTCGAGGTGCGGCGGCAGCCTCTCAATGACGACTTTTCCTTTGACTTTGACGCCCTTCTTTCGCATGTGGACGACAACACCCGCCTTGTGTTTGTGACCACACCCGATAATCCCTCCGGCTATTGTCCCCCGCGTGAAGCCGTGGCGCAACTGGCCCGCCGTCTGGCGGAAACCGCGCCCCGCTGCCTGCTGGTTGTGGACGAAGCCTATATGGATTTTGCCGAAAATGAGCAGGAATCATCCCTGCTGGCCAGTGGTATCCTACCGGAAAACACGGCATTTCTCCGCACATTCTCCAAAAGCTTCGGTCTGGCGGGACTGCGCGTGGGCTACGGCATTCTGCCCCCGGGGCTGGCCGACTTCTGGTGGCGGGCGCGACTGCCTTTTTCCGTCAACATTCTGGCAGAAGAAGCCGCTTTGGCGGCGCTTGCCGATACGGCCTTTCTTGACGCGACCATGCACACCGTACGCCGGGGCCGCAATGTCCTTACTGTAGGGCTGACCGCACTGGGTTGCATGGTCTGGCCCAGCGCGGCCAACTTTGTACTCTTCAGACTGCCGGAAAACACCCTTGGCGCTCAGGACTGTTTCGAGGCCCTGCTGCGGCGCGGCATTATCATACGCCCGCTCAAAAGCTATAACCTGCCGGAACATTTGCGGGTCAGCGTGGGCAACAAGGATGAAAACAGGGCCTTTCTGGCCGCTATGGACGCAATTTTGCTGGAAAAGCACAGAGCCGCCAACGGCCTTGAAAACAAGGAGCTGAAATGA